The window CGCGCTTGAAGTTCTCCTGCAGGGGCTCCACCCACTGCTCGAAGTCGGCCACGTGCATCTGGTTGCCGCCCTGGCGCACCACCACCTGGGAGCGGTCCAGGTAGGCGGGGAAGTCCACGGGGCCGACGCCCAGCGAGAAGCACGGCGCTCTTGCGGGCGCGGCTTCCCGCTCCGGGGCGGTCTGCCCGGTGCTCAGGGAATAAAAGTGCGTGGGCGCGCTCTTGCCGCAGCCGGCGAGCAGAAAGGCGGCCAGGCAGAGCGGCAGGAGCTGTGCGATGCGGTGCTGTGCGTTCATATCCGGTTATCTCCTGGGGCCGCCCTTGCCTTGCAAGAGCGCTTCGGGATGGCGTTCGAGGGTGTCGGCCAGGGCGCGGATGGATTTGGCCGCGGCCGCGATTTCGGTCAGCGCCTTGTTCAGGTCCGTGACGGTGGGCGAATCCTGGTTGACCACCCGCTGGATGCTCACGGTGGCGGCGCGGGCCTCCTTGAGGGTGGCGTTGAAGTTCTCGATGGTCTTGTCCGCGGCGTTCGAGAGGTTGTCGGAGCGGCGGTCCAGGTTCTGGGCCAGGGTCGCGTAGTTCTTGACCGCATCCTCCATGCTCTTGGCCAGGGGGTCGATGCGGGCCTGGAGATCGTTCATCATCTTGGTGGCCTGGTCCAGGGCGGTGTTGATGCTGGCGGGGATCATCCCGGTCTGGGGCGAGTTCACCAGCCGCTCGACGCCCGCCACGGCGGCCATCAGCTTGTCCACAAGCTCGGTGAGCGGCAGGGAGCGCAGCGTGTTGGAGAACTGCTCGAAGGCCGAGGGCACGGTGGGTATCTCCGGCTCGCCCTCCTTGCCTTTGAGGTTCGCCGGGGACTCGGGCATGAAGTCCAGGGAGACGGCCAGCTGCCCGGTGACGAAGCTCTGGGTGACCAGCTGGGCGCGCAGCCCGATCTCGATGAGCCGCTGCAGAAGCTGGCTGATGTTCTCGCCTGTGACTGAGAGCAGGGTGGCGTTCTTCGGCGCGCTCCGGAAGCTGATCTTGCCGCTTTCGAGCTCGATGTGCACCGGGATGGTGAAGCGCAGGGTGCCCGCGTCGGCCTGCACGCCGATGCCCGTGACCGTGCCCACGGGCACGCCCCGGAAGACCACCGGGGAGCCGATGGAGAGCCCGCTCACGGAGTTGTCGAAATAGAGGACGAACTTGTGTTT is drawn from Fundidesulfovibrio soli and contains these coding sequences:
- a CDS encoding MlaD family protein codes for the protein MSTKVNKSMIGLFVLGALVLAVLAVAAFGSGMFLTKKHKFVLYFDNSVSGLSIGSPVVFRGVPVGTVTGIGVQADAGTLRFTIPVHIELESGKISFRSAPKNATLLSVTGENISQLLQRLIEIGLRAQLVTQSFVTGQLAVSLDFMPESPANLKGKEGEPEIPTVPSAFEQFSNTLRSLPLTELVDKLMAAVAGVERLVNSPQTGMIPASINTALDQATKMMNDLQARIDPLAKSMEDAVKNYATLAQNLDRRSDNLSNAADKTIENFNATLKEARAATVSIQRVVNQDSPTVTDLNKALTEIAAAAKSIRALADTLERHPEALLQGKGGPRR